From the genome of Spinacia oleracea cultivar Varoflay chromosome 2, BTI_SOV_V1, whole genome shotgun sequence, one region includes:
- the LOC110782054 gene encoding disease resistance protein RPM1: protein MALAIPIPEKLLSFLMEKVAPVLQAEAKKLQSVPELLDDIKNEMEIAKDYLKKVEVKVDRTEDQTKEQLKLVTKLRALVFKIEDIMDDFKLLEPPKPGNQQGGGKGCFGGISDGFIEGISEFINRGSKEVDSFKDKRGMACSIVRIKKAMEKIKGKSYEESIFSLKVDPGTDRNPSEYPLYKDEEDFVGFKDRQSEVINKLDLEKEVYVKGLFVLAVWGQPGLGKTTLVQKVYENKDVRKNFSCYAWITATKPYKSVDLLKCLFKQFISNSSAGDVKETSIAKYLTPVQNESSVVIIVEKLKSYLTEFHPENRYFVVLDDVSEMEELSKILKATLVPSKSLGGRILMTTKSEHVANYWKTSTYYGEAYNLKVLSEQDAKALFNKKAFGNQGKCPRKLKSLRDTIVKECDGLPVLIEKVGSTFSTTDKWIELYHDFQINPVSKSWSKENLLFSGYHEMPYHLKPCFLYLCMFPKGCYFKRMRIVRLWIAEGFVEAKDHSTYEEAAEEYLNELVERGMVNLLKSDETGRNRTLILPCMWQHIMLPKLADLSFCQVLPKNRLTTNNHCRRLSIHKDAPNTVIAPSVRSILSFVPLNRFPISWSSPFQEAEFRLKVLDLQNAKFDTVPEVIGKLHNLRYLCMRNTRVKELPKSISGLWNLQTLDLKNTDVVELPEGIKRLHKLRHLLICHYDENNRMVPVKIHEEVFNNFKELQKLAFMDGSIHLRKVGDGSEIIDGLVPGLDKLTRLRRLAIENLTADQVKALCEALMNMEQLRSFSVSMKSNDEVLDLSHIISPPEFLERLYLRGPLERKELPKWIHKLKHLVRLRLKNSGFVSDPLEKVKVMQELLVLELDNAYDGKVLDFGFKGLRKLEVLRIKQLKNLEMVKAGENALCKLRVAEHKDCPIFEDENIHIPSQIKDVLQVFKPRTKSPKDRVN from the exons atggCTCTAGCAATACCAATACCAGAGAAGCTACTGAGCTTTCTGATGGAAAAAGTTGCTCCTGTCCTACAGGCTGAAGCCAAAAAACTTCAGAGTGTCCCAGAATTACTAGACGACATCAAAAACGAAATGGAAATCGCTAAAGATTACTTAAAAAAAGTCGAAGTAAAAGTTGACAGAACAGAAGATCAAACAAAAGAGCAACTCAAACTAGTGACAAAGTTAAGAGCATTAGTGTTCAAGATTGAAGATATCATGGACGACTTCAAGCTTCTTGAACCACCTAAACCAGGCAACCAACAAGGTGGCGGCAAAGGGTGTTTCGGGGGAATCTCAGACGGGTTCATTGAGGGAATCTCCGAGTTCATAAACCGGGGTTCAAAAGAAGTGGATTCTTTCAAAGACAAACGCGGGATGGCCTGCTCAATTGTACGGATCAAGAAAGCAATGGAGAAGATCAAAGGAAAAAGTTACGAGGAATCGATCTTCTCTCTCAAGGTAGACCCGGGAACGGACCGTAACCCTAGTGAGTACCCCCTTTATAAGGATGAGGAGGACTTTGTCGGGTTTAAGGACCGTCAATCAGAAGTGATCAACAAGTTGGATTTGGAGAAGGAGGTGTATGTTAAAGGGTTGTTTGTGTTAGCGGTGTGGGGTCAGCCGGGACTCGGGAAGACTACACTTGTTCAGAAAGTGTATGAGAATAAGGATGTAAGGAAGAATTTCAGTTGTTATGCTTGGATCACAGCAACCAAGCCTTACAAGAGTGTGGATTTACTCAAGTGTTTGTTTAAACAGTTTATCAGTAATTCTTCTGCTGGAGATGTTAAAGAAACGAGTATTGCGAAGTATCTGACGCCGGTACAGAATGAGAGTTCTGTGGTGATAATTGTTGAGAAGTTGAAGAGTTACCTTACAGAATTTCACCCCGAAAATAG GTACTTTGTGGTGCTTGATGATGTCTCAGAAATGGAAGAGCTCTCTAAGATTCTTAAGGCAACACTGGTACCCAGCAAGAGTCTAGGTGGTAGAATACTGATGACAACGAAGAGCGAACACGTCGCTAATTACTGGAAAACTTCAACTTATTATGGTGAAGCCTACAACCTGAAAGTTCTATCAGAACAGGATGCTAAGGCTCTGTTCAACAAGAAGGCATTCGGAAACCAAGGAAAATGCCCTAGGAAGCTCAAGAGTTTAAGGGACACGATTGTGAAAGAATGCGATGGTTTGCCCGTCCTAATCGAGAAAGTAGGGTCCACATTCTCGACTACAGATAAGTGGATTGAGCTGTACCATGATTTCCAAATCAACCCTGTTTCAAAGAGCTGGAGCAAGGAGAACTTGCTCTTTAGCGGCTATCACGAGATGCCTTATCATCTTAAGCCTTGCTTCTTGTATCTGTGTATGTTTCCTAAAGGTTGTTACTTTAAAAGGATGAGGATAGTCCGTTTGTGGATTGCTGAGGGTTTTGTTGAAGCTAAGGACCATAGCACTTACGAAGAAGCGGCTGAGGAGTATCTCAATGAACTTGTCGAAAGAG GCATGGTTAATCTGTTGAAGAGCGATGAAACAGGAAGAAACAGGACATTAATTCTTCCATGTATGTGGCAACATATAATGCTCCCAAAGTTGGCAGACCTAAGTTTTTGTCAAGTGTTACCAAAAAACAGGTTAACAACCAACAACCACTGTCGAAGGCTGTCGATTCACAAGGATGCACCAAACACTGTCATCGCCCCAAGTGTCCGCTcaatcctttcatttgttcctcttAACAGATTTCCTATCTCATGGTCATCTCCCTTCCAAGAAGCTGAATTCAGGTTAAAAGTACTTGACCTACAAAATGCTAAGTTTGATACAGTCCCAGAAGTGATCGGGAAACTACATAACCTGCGTTATCTGTGCATGAGAAACACCAGGGTTAAGGAACTTCCAAAGTCTATAAGTGGACTTTGGAACCTTCAAACCCTGGATCTCAAAAACACTGACGTAGTTGAGCTACCTGAAGGTATTAAACGCCTTCACAAGCTACGGCATCTTCTTATATGCCATTATGATGAAAACAACAGGATGGTGCCAGTAAAGATACATGAAGAGGTGTTTAATAACTTCAAGGAGCTACAAAAGCTAGCATTTATGGATGGAAGTATCCATTTACGGAAGGTGGGTGATGGTTCTGAAATCATTGATGGTTTAGTACCTGGTTTGGACAAGCTAACGCGGTTGAGAAGGTTGGCAATTGAAAATCTGACAGCTGATCAGGTGAAAGCTTTGTGTGAGGCGTTGATGAATATGGAACAGCTTCGGTCATTCAGTGTAAGCATGAAAAGTAATGATGAAGTGCTTGATTTGAGCCACATCATATCTCCTCCTGAGTTTTTGGAGCGGCTTTACTTAAGAGGGCCTTTGGAGCGAAAAGAATTGCCAAAATGGATACATAAACTGAAGCATTTGGTTAGGTTGCGGTTGAAAAACTCAGGGTTTGTGAGTGATCCACTTGAAAAGGTCAAAGTGATGCAAGAGTTGCTAGTTCTTGAACTTGATAATGCGTATGATGGTAAGGTATTGGATTTTGGTTTCAAGGGATTGAGGAAACTGGAAGTGTTACGTATCAAACAGTTAAAAAACTTGGAGATGGTAAAAGCTGGAGAAAATGCTCTGTGTAAACTCCGTGTGGCTGAACATAAAGATTGCCCAATATTTGAGGATGAGAATATCCACATTCCATCTCAAATAAAGGACGTTCTCCAAGTGTTTAAACCAAGAACCAAATCTCCAAAGGACCGCGTCAATTGA
- the LOC110781950 gene encoding uncharacterized protein produces MMDYSDLDQNLIISTNDEDVENPTDRSPLHAKNKNNPPKKHMDSSNSTSMMSSIFRTIPLLIKHTAPPSRSRCGVDYDYSTIESDSHRQTGEDGDKKSSKVVEFDDEKERERLTDIMQAGLKHLLSNVHDRQTLFGLGLKVILEMDHEQIQEDFEDSSEKTSDEPTFKLKAEDAVGLLLDYAGFWQHSCSIVLTDLTTRHNGKIPYISCGRKTEENNQSSTGYAEVVLFVLIDGAYGEIDEQSISDSEQLKKFLIDQSENKMLGFWKKVHAICSSVTI; encoded by the exons ATGATGGATTATTCAGATCTTGACCAGAATTTGATTATCTCGACCAACGACGAAGACGTCGAAAACCCTACTGATAGGAGTCCATTacatgctaaaaataaaaacaatccTCCCAAAAAACACATGGATTCTTCAAATAGTACGTCAATGATGTCTTCCATTTTTAGAACTATACCTTTATTGATCAAGCACACCGCCCCTCCGTCTAGGTCGAGGtgcggtgtggattacgattaCTCGACTATCGAGTCGGATTCTCATCGGCAAACGGGAGAAGATGGTGATAAGAAATCTTCGAAAGTTGTGGAGTTTGATGatgagaaagaaagagaaaggtTAACTGATATAATGCAAGCTGGTCTTAAGCACTTGTTGTCTAATGTTCATGATAGACAAACCTTGTTCGGACTAGGTCTCAAG GTTATACTGGAGATGGATCATGAACAAATTCAAGAGGATTTTGAAGATTCGTCGGAGAAAACTTCTGATGAACcaacttttaaattaaaagCTGAAG ATGCGGTTGGATTACTTTTGGACTACGCAGGGTTTTGGCAACACAGTTGCTCAATT GTATTAACTGATTTAACCACCAGGCACAACGGCAAAATCCCTTATATTTCTTGTGGCAGAAAAACAGAAGAGAACAATCAATCAAGCACTGGCTATGCAGAG GTGGTGTTGTTTGTGCTAATTGATGGTGCTTATGGTGAGATTGATGAGCAAAGCATATCGGACAGTGAGCAATTGAAGAAGTTTTTGATTGATCAAAGCGAAAATAAGATGCTA GGGTTTTGGAAGAAGGTGCATGCTATTTGTTCAAGTGTTACAATTTAA
- the LOC110782053 gene encoding alcohol dehydrogenase 3 yields MSNTAGQVIRCKAAVAWEAGKPLVMEEVEVAPPQKMEVRVKILFTSLCHTDVYFWEAKGQTPVFPRILGHEAGGIVESVGEGVTELKPGDHVLPIFTGECKECAHCKSEESNMCDLLRINTDRGVMLNDGKSRFSINGKPIFHFVGTSTFSEYTVVHVGCLAKINPEAPLDKVCILSCGISTGFGATVNVAKPKKGHTVAIFGLGAVGLAAAEGARVSGASRIIGVDLVSSRFEAAKKFGVTDFVNPKDHNKPVQEVIAEMTNGGVDRSVECTGNIQAMISAFECVHDGWGVAVLVGVPNKDDSFKTHPMNFLNERTLKGTFFGNYKPRTDIPLVVEKYMNKELELEKFITHEVSFKDINKAFDLMLKGESIRCIIRMDA; encoded by the exons ATGTCGAACACTGCTGGTCAAGTTATTCGTTGCAAAG CTGCTGTAGCATGGGAAGCAGGGAAACCATTGGTAATGGAGGAAGTGGAGGTTGCACCTCCACAGAAAATGGAGGTTCGGGTCAAGATCCTTTTCACCTCACTTTGTCACACTGATGTTTACTTCTGGGAGGCCAAG GGGCAAACTCCGGTTTTCCCTCGAATTCTCGGTCATGAAGCTGGAGG AATTGTTGAAAGTGTTGGAGAAGGTGTGACAGAACTCAAACCAGGGGACCATGTCCTACCTATCTTCACCGGCGAATGCAAGGAATGTGCTCATTGCAAATCAGAGGAAAGTAACATGTGTGATCTTCTGAGGATCAATACTGACAGGGGTGTTATGCTTAACGACGGCAAATCGAGGTTCTCGATTAACGGAAAACCGATTTTCCATTTCGTAGGAACTTCCACATTTAGTGAATACACTGTTGTTCATGTTGGTTGTTTAGCTAAGATCAACCCTGAAGCACCCCTTGACAAAGTCTGTATTCTTAGCTGTGGAATCTCAACTG GTTTTGGTGCCACTGTGAATGTTGCAAAACCAAAGAAGGGCCATACAGTTGCTATTTTCGGCTTAGGAGCCGTTGGCCTTGCG GCTGCTGAGGGTGCCAGAGTTTCTGGTGCATCAAGGATCATAGGTGTGGATCTTGTTTCTAGCAGGTTCGAAGCAG CGAAGAAATTCGGTGTGACTGACTTTGTGAACCCTAAAGACCATAACAAACCAGTGCAAGAG GTAATTGCTGAGATGACTAATGGAGGTGTGGACAGAAGTGTAGAGTGCACTGGGAATATCCAAGCCATGATTTCTGCTTTCGAATGTGTTCATGAT GGTTGGGGTGTTGCTGTTCTTGTTGGTGTCCCCAACAAAGATGACTCCTTCAAGACTCATCCCATGAACTTCCTGAACGAAAGGACATTGAAGGGAACTTTCTTTGGAAACTATAAACCTCGAACCGATATCCCATTAGTCGTGGAGAAGTACATGAACAAG GAGCTTGAGCTCGAGAAATTTATTACCCATGAAGTCTCTTTCAAGGACATTAACAAGGCTTTCGATCTCATGTTGAAGGGTGAAAGTATCAGGTGCATTATTCGTATGGATGCTTGA